The proteins below are encoded in one region of Gemmatimonadota bacterium:
- the rplW gene encoding 50S ribosomal protein L23 produces MTKDPRAIVSRPLVTEKNHVLQEEQNKYVFEVARDVNKLEIKRAIEEIFDVQVESVRTLRMKGKVKRLGRFEGRRPDWKKAIVKLADGDIIDLYTGS; encoded by the coding sequence ATGACGAAGGACCCACGGGCCATCGTGTCCCGCCCCCTGGTGACGGAGAAGAACCACGTGCTCCAGGAAGAGCAGAACAAGTACGTTTTCGAAGTGGCCAGGGACGTGAACAAGCTGGAAATCAAGCGGGCCATCGAAGAGATCTTCGACGTGCAGGTCGAGTCGGTGCGTACGCTCCGCATGAAGGGCAAGGTAAAGCGTCTCGGACGTTTCGAGGGACGCCGGCCCGACTGGAAGAAGGCCATCGTGAAACTCGCCGACGGCGATATCATCGACCTGTACACGGGATCCTGA
- the rplD gene encoding 50S ribosomal protein L4, whose translation MPVVAKLFNSDGTEQGQIDLEESVFGISANAHAMYEAEKMYRANQRQGTASAQTRSEVSYTGKKMFRQKGLGRARMGSRRSPVRIGGGRAHGPKPRSYRYEIPKKVRRLALKSVLSTRAQSGSVLVIESLEFDAPKTRQMVSVLSNMNVRDRKCLVLMDRSDDAVYKSCRNIVDVDINVATDTHVHEILRSDCLIFTREGLKQVEEALKS comes from the coding sequence ATGCCGGTAGTAGCGAAGTTGTTCAACAGCGACGGGACGGAACAGGGCCAGATCGATCTCGAAGAATCGGTCTTCGGCATATCCGCCAATGCGCACGCCATGTACGAAGCGGAGAAGATGTACCGTGCCAACCAGCGGCAGGGCACGGCCAGCGCGCAGACCCGTTCTGAAGTGTCCTACACCGGGAAGAAGATGTTCAGGCAGAAGGGCCTGGGCCGCGCGCGCATGGGCTCGCGACGGTCCCCGGTCCGCATCGGGGGCGGCAGGGCTCACGGGCCGAAGCCCCGCAGCTACCGGTACGAGATACCGAAGAAAGTGCGGCGCCTCGCGCTTAAGTCCGTGCTTTCGACCCGCGCGCAGAGCGGTTCCGTGCTCGTGATCGAGTCGCTCGAGTTCGATGCGCCGAAGACGCGGCAGATGGTTTCCGTGCTGTCCAACATGAACGTGCGCGACAGGAAGTGCCTGGTGCTCATGGACCGAAGCGACGACGCCGTGTACAAGTCCTGCCGCAACATCGTCGACGTGGACATCAACGTGGCCACGGACACCCACGTGCATGAGATCCTGCGCAGCGACTGCCTCATTTTCACCCGCGAGGGGCTGAAGCAGGTGGAGGAGGCGTTGAAATCATGA
- the rplC gene encoding 50S ribosomal protein L3: protein MHGLIGRKIGMSQVFAENGDAVPVTVIEAGPCYVTQVKTLERDGYEAAQIGFEAKKEKQTTRPLQGHFKKAKVDPQRIVREVAVEDIEACEPGQVVGADIFETGELVDVTGYFKGRGFQGVVKRHGFRGGDKTRGQSDRWRHPGSIGQSATPSKVFKGTRMGGRMGNKRVTVRNLQVVGVDAEKNILLVKGAVPGHRNGYVLINRAG from the coding sequence ATGCACGGACTGATCGGCAGGAAAATCGGAATGAGCCAGGTCTTTGCCGAGAACGGCGACGCAGTGCCGGTCACGGTAATCGAGGCGGGTCCCTGTTACGTCACCCAGGTGAAGACGCTGGAACGCGACGGCTACGAGGCGGCGCAGATCGGATTCGAAGCAAAGAAGGAAAAGCAGACGACCCGGCCGCTGCAGGGCCACTTCAAGAAGGCGAAGGTCGATCCGCAGCGCATCGTCCGGGAGGTCGCGGTGGAGGATATCGAGGCCTGCGAACCCGGCCAGGTCGTCGGCGCGGACATTTTCGAGACCGGCGAACTCGTGGACGTGACGGGTTACTTCAAGGGCCGGGGGTTCCAGGGCGTCGTCAAGCGGCACGGTTTCCGGGGCGGCGACAAGACCCGCGGACAGAGCGACCGCTGGCGCCATCCCGGTTCGATCGGGCAGAGCGCGACGCCGTCCAAGGTCTTCAAGGGCACCCGCATGGGCGGGCGGATGGGCAACAAGCGCGTGACCGTCAGGAACCTGCAGGTGGTCGGCGTGGACGCCGAGAAGAACATCCTCCTGGTGAAGGGCGCGGTGCCGGGACACCGGAACGGATACGTACTGATCAACCGGGCCGGGTAG